In Luteitalea sp. TBR-22, one genomic interval encodes:
- a CDS encoding sensor histidine kinase, with the protein MTVRRKLIASVAALLLLSGASTVLSSRARERTRLALAAVQAGQARLERLLSIEREVQLRWRELSVLREVSASPAQIEVMRARLVALEGQVREAGESPAGRPFGREATALLSAWHGTLAGVQAGDAREGVAPPTAMLDALLAWRKAERRAADEDARRFGAALDAADATTMALLGCGLVVGSCIVITLSVTLAAGFRRLDTASRHVAAGDYAFRLPVGHGRDEFARAAATFNDMAVALERAIAETHEARRRAEEASAIKSTFLTSLAHDLKTPLTAILGYADMIESDVQQAGLATSMADLVHLRRGARVLLGMVGELLDYARLEAGRMPVALGALEPAALVDELADTLRPLLEQQGNTLVVTARWQGTLTTDPAKVRHILLNLLGNACKFTTRGTIGVEIDGRTDGGGVVLAVTDTGIGMSQQAAATVFAPYVQASSDILQRYGGSGLGLAISRQFAQLLGGDLTVTSDEGVGTTFVLTLPDLERAGAADPASNDFEEAVALFAALDQTPPQTRLSA; encoded by the coding sequence ATGACCGTTCGCCGGAAGCTCATCGCGAGCGTGGCTGCCCTGCTGCTGCTCTCCGGCGCCAGCACCGTCCTGTCGAGCCGGGCCCGGGAACGCACGCGGCTGGCGCTGGCTGCCGTGCAGGCGGGTCAGGCGCGCCTCGAACGACTGCTCTCGATCGAGCGCGAGGTGCAACTGCGGTGGCGTGAGCTCAGCGTCCTGCGGGAAGTCTCGGCCTCACCCGCGCAGATAGAGGTGATGCGGGCCCGGCTCGTGGCGCTGGAGGGGCAGGTGCGCGAGGCGGGCGAGTCCCCGGCCGGGCGTCCATTCGGCCGCGAGGCGACGGCGCTCCTCTCGGCATGGCACGGCACGCTGGCTGGCGTGCAGGCGGGTGACGCGCGCGAGGGCGTCGCGCCACCGACCGCGATGCTCGATGCGCTGCTCGCCTGGCGCAAGGCGGAGCGACGTGCCGCAGACGAGGACGCCCGCCGGTTCGGCGCGGCGCTGGATGCCGCCGATGCGACGACGATGGCGCTGCTGGGCTGCGGGCTCGTGGTCGGCTCCTGCATCGTCATCACCCTGTCGGTGACGCTGGCTGCCGGCTTCAGGCGGCTCGACACCGCCTCCAGGCACGTGGCCGCCGGCGACTACGCCTTCCGGTTGCCGGTCGGTCACGGGCGGGACGAGTTCGCCCGCGCCGCCGCCACCTTCAACGACATGGCGGTCGCGCTCGAACGGGCGATCGCCGAGACGCACGAAGCCCGGCGCCGGGCCGAGGAGGCCAGCGCCATCAAGAGCACCTTCCTGACCAGCCTGGCGCACGATCTCAAGACGCCGTTGACCGCCATCCTCGGATACGCCGACATGATCGAGTCGGACGTGCAGCAGGCCGGCCTGGCGACCAGCATGGCCGACCTCGTGCACCTGCGGCGCGGCGCCCGGGTGCTGCTCGGCATGGTCGGCGAGCTGCTCGACTACGCCCGCCTGGAGGCTGGTCGGATGCCGGTGGCCCTCGGCGCGCTCGAACCCGCGGCCCTGGTGGACGAACTCGCCGACACGCTCCGCCCGCTGCTGGAACAGCAGGGCAACACGCTCGTGGTCACCGCCCGCTGGCAGGGCACGCTGACCACCGATCCGGCCAAGGTGAGACACATCCTGCTGAACCTGCTCGGCAATGCCTGCAAGTTCACCACCCGCGGCACGATCGGCGTGGAGATCGACGGGCGGACGGACGGCGGCGGGGTCGTCCTCGCGGTCACCGACACCGGAATCGGCATGAGCCAGCAGGCCGCGGCGACGGTGTTCGCCCCCTACGTCCAGGCCAGCAGCGACATCCTGCAGCGCTATGGCGGCTCCGGCCTGGGCCTGGCCATCTCGCGGCAATTTGCACAGTTGCTCGGCGGCGACCTCACGGTGACGTCCGACGAGGGCGTCGGCACCACCTTCGTGCTGACGCTGCCGGACCTCGAGCGGGCCGGCGCTGCTGATCCAGCCTCGAACGACTTCGAAGAGGCCGTTGCCCTCTTCGCGGCGCTCGATCAGACGCCCCCGCAGACCCGCTTGAGTGCGTGA